In the genome of Actinomycetota bacterium, one region contains:
- a CDS encoding RecQ family ATP-dependent DNA helicase, with the protein MTATSTPLDHLHHMLGPDASFRPGQLETIDAVARDRGRVLLVQRTGGGTSAVYFIATKLLREQGAGPTLLVSPLLALMRNQIEMAGRIGVRAESINSTNPEEFEPIAERLVNDEIDLLLVSPERFANERFRDRMLSVIARTVGLLVVDEAHCISDWGHDFRPDYRRIVRVLEALPPDVPVLCTTATANDRVISDITDQLGDRLQTFRGSLDRESLALAVADVPSQAERLAWLAEALPTLEGSGIVYVLTIADGERVAAFLRRQGVEAEAYSGATENDDRVRLEQALLANELKALVATSALGMGFDKPDLGFVIHYQSPGSPIAYYQQVGRAGRALDHAPAVLLCGIEDREIQDYFIETAFPPRDQAERIVELLADAVEPMSLNDLMATVNVRRGRLESMLKVLEVEGAVARERGGYVRTSETWTYPGERVEHITELRRHEQEAMRRYAHHDGCLMEFLRHELDDPGAEPCGRCMWCTSAPLVVDPSPDARAAAREHLRGFDLFVEPRKQWPSGLMAVGLPKGRIAEDDRPLVGRALSVVGDGGWGRLVAAGRGEDERFADELVAASAALIADRWRPEPAPTWVTCVPSMTHPDLVADFAKRLAEALGLPPHQVVRKVAENQPQAAMRNSAQQVRNVWDAFEVDGDVPQGPVLLVDDLADSKWTLTVIARALRLAGSGPVHPFVLASAIAG; encoded by the coding sequence ATGACCGCGACCTCCACGCCGCTCGATCACCTACACCACATGCTCGGCCCCGACGCGTCGTTCCGGCCGGGTCAGCTCGAGACGATCGACGCGGTCGCGCGCGACCGGGGGCGGGTGCTGCTCGTGCAGCGCACCGGGGGGGGGACGTCGGCCGTCTACTTCATCGCGACGAAGCTGCTACGCGAGCAGGGTGCCGGTCCGACGCTGCTCGTCTCCCCCCTGCTCGCGTTGATGCGCAACCAGATCGAGATGGCCGGACGCATCGGGGTCCGCGCAGAGTCGATCAACTCCACGAACCCCGAGGAGTTCGAGCCGATCGCCGAGCGCCTCGTGAACGACGAGATCGACCTGCTGCTCGTCTCGCCCGAGCGCTTCGCGAACGAGCGGTTCCGCGACCGCATGCTCAGCGTGATCGCGCGCACGGTCGGCCTGCTCGTGGTCGACGAGGCGCACTGCATCAGCGACTGGGGCCACGACTTCCGGCCGGACTACCGGCGCATCGTGCGCGTGCTCGAAGCGCTGCCGCCCGACGTGCCGGTGCTCTGCACCACCGCGACCGCGAACGATCGCGTGATCTCCGACATAACGGATCAGCTCGGCGACCGCCTCCAGACGTTCCGAGGCTCACTCGATCGAGAGAGCCTCGCGCTCGCCGTCGCCGACGTACCGAGCCAGGCCGAGCGCCTCGCGTGGTTGGCGGAGGCGCTTCCCACGCTGGAGGGGTCGGGCATCGTCTACGTGCTGACGATCGCCGACGGTGAGCGGGTGGCCGCGTTCCTGCGCCGGCAGGGCGTCGAGGCAGAGGCCTACAGCGGCGCCACCGAGAACGACGACCGGGTGCGGCTCGAGCAAGCGCTGCTCGCGAACGAGCTGAAGGCGCTCGTCGCCACGAGCGCGCTCGGCATGGGGTTCGACAAGCCCGACCTCGGCTTCGTGATCCACTACCAGAGCCCCGGATCCCCGATCGCCTACTACCAGCAGGTGGGGCGCGCCGGGCGCGCGCTCGATCACGCGCCGGCGGTGCTGCTCTGCGGAATCGAGGACCGCGAGATCCAGGACTACTTCATCGAGACGGCGTTCCCCCCGCGCGATCAGGCCGAGCGCATCGTCGAGCTGCTCGCCGACGCCGTGGAGCCGATGTCGCTCAACGACCTCATGGCGACCGTCAACGTCCGCCGGGGGCGGTTGGAGTCGATGCTGAAGGTGCTCGAGGTGGAGGGAGCCGTGGCGCGCGAGCGCGGCGGGTACGTGCGCACTTCTGAGACCTGGACCTACCCGGGCGAGCGCGTCGAGCACATCACCGAGCTGCGCCGTCACGAGCAGGAGGCGATGCGCCGGTACGCCCACCACGACGGATGCCTGATGGAGTTCTTGCGCCACGAGCTCGACGACCCGGGCGCGGAACCATGCGGAAGGTGCATGTGGTGCACGTCGGCGCCCCTGGTGGTCGATCCCTCGCCCGACGCGCGAGCGGCCGCCCGTGAGCACCTGCGCGGCTTCGACCTGTTCGTGGAACCGCGGAAGCAGTGGCCGTCGGGGCTCATGGCGGTCGGGCTGCCGAAGGGACGGATCGCCGAGGATGATCGGCCCCTCGTCGGCCGGGCGCTCTCGGTCGTGGGCGACGGCGGCTGGGGCCGGCTCGTGGCCGCCGGGCGCGGCGAGGACGAGCGCTTCGCCGACGAGCTGGTGGCCGCGAGCGCGGCGTTGATCGCCGACCGCTGGCGGCCCGAGCCCGCCCCCACCTGGGTGACGTGCGTGCCGTCGATGACCCATCCCGACCTCGTGGCGGACTTCGCGAAGCGGCTGGCCGAGGCGCTCGGGCTCCCGCCGCACCAGGTAGTGCGCAAGGTCGCAGAGAACCAGCCACAGGCGGCGATGCGCAACAGCGCACAGCAGGTGCGCAACGTTTGGGATGCGTTCGAGGTGGACGGCGACGTTCCGCAGGGTCCGGTGCTGCTCGTCGACGATCTCGCCGACTCCAAGTGGACGCTCACGGTGATCGCGCGTGCCCTGCGCCTGGCCGGAAGCGGCCCGGTGCACCCGTTCGTGCTCGCATCGGCGATCGCCGGCTGA
- a CDS encoding MFS transporter, which produces MAQTVSAASSETTTAAARPTLFTRSFVIVALAELAYFTADGMLLPALPRYVEGPLGSGNIAVGLVVGAFSLSAFFLRPWAGGVADRRGRRLLMVAGASLFAVSVAGYFFATSVEVLVAMRLLTGAGEALFFVAALAANVDLAPPERRGEAFSFASLALYIGLGAGPFISEAAIETLGFDAVWMGAIGLAAVAVGLALLLPAMTPSDSGALERHRLIHPAGLLPGVVLAATIWGMAGFLTFVPLYALDLGMSGAGLVLGLFSGIVVVIRSIGARIPDRLGAARCTRSSLVLTAFGLATIGMWQAPTGLVAGAAILGVGIALFTPALFALAVEGIAENERGAVMGTTSAFLDVGFGLGPATLGFVAAAFGRSGTFIAGSIVAVAGLAVVVSTNLGRSASSMRGCAS; this is translated from the coding sequence ATGGCACAGACCGTGAGCGCCGCGTCGAGCGAGACAACCACGGCGGCGGCCCGCCCAACCCTGTTCACGCGCTCCTTCGTCATCGTGGCGTTGGCCGAACTCGCCTACTTCACGGCCGACGGCATGCTGTTGCCGGCTCTGCCCCGTTACGTCGAGGGGCCCCTCGGCAGCGGCAACATCGCGGTCGGGCTGGTAGTCGGCGCGTTCAGCCTGTCGGCCTTCTTCCTGCGTCCGTGGGCCGGTGGGGTCGCCGATCGCCGAGGGCGACGCCTGCTGATGGTGGCCGGCGCGTCCTTGTTCGCCGTGTCGGTCGCCGGCTACTTCTTCGCGACGTCGGTCGAGGTGCTGGTGGCCATGCGGCTGCTGACCGGGGCCGGCGAGGCGCTGTTCTTCGTCGCCGCGCTCGCCGCGAACGTGGATCTGGCCCCCCCGGAGCGCCGCGGCGAGGCGTTCAGCTTCGCCTCGCTCGCGCTGTACATCGGCCTCGGAGCGGGACCGTTCATCAGCGAGGCAGCGATCGAGACCCTCGGCTTCGACGCGGTCTGGATGGGTGCGATCGGCCTCGCTGCGGTCGCGGTCGGGCTCGCACTCCTGCTCCCCGCGATGACGCCCAGCGACAGCGGCGCCCTCGAGCGGCACCGGCTGATCCACCCGGCGGGGCTGCTGCCCGGCGTCGTGCTCGCCGCGACGATCTGGGGCATGGCGGGGTTCCTGACGTTCGTGCCCCTGTACGCGCTCGACCTCGGCATGAGCGGCGCGGGACTGGTGCTCGGACTCTTCTCGGGCATCGTCGTGGTGATCCGCAGCATCGGCGCGCGCATCCCCGACCGGCTCGGCGCGGCGCGCTGTACCCGGAGTTCCCTGGTGCTGACGGCGTTCGGCCTGGCCACGATCGGCATGTGGCAGGCGCCCACCGGACTCGTCGCCGGCGCGGCGATCCTCGGCGTCGGCATCGCGCTGTTCACCCCGGCGCTCTTCGCGCTCGCCGTGGAAGGGATCGCCGAGAACGAACGGGGCGCGGTGATGGGCACGACGAGCGCGTTCCTCGACGTCGGGTTCGGCCTCGGCCCCGCGACGCTCGGCTTCGTCGCCGCCGCGTTCGGCCGGAGCGGCACGTTCATCGCCGGTTCGATCGTGGCCGTCGCGGGACTGGCGGTCGTGGTCTCGACCAACCTGGGGAGGAGTGCCTCTAGCATGCGCGGGTGCGCATCCTGA
- a CDS encoding glycosyltransferase, whose product MRILIWHGWLLEGSGSNVVTARTAEAWRAAGHDVVLLCQERHPERHPWIDADGLIDGGGPSELTERGSTPGADVGRCALLRPVIGAMLPVFVVDRYEGFDDVRRFPDLSDEELERYLRANVDALRAAAEWQGSEIVVTGHAIPGAAIGRRALGAGRYLAKIHGSDLEYAVRLQDRYRDLAGEGLGAARAVLGSGSEVLERCAGLVPEMRDLGRVVAPGVDVDAFRPRPRVEALVDVAGRLARDPDTARGRPSVTDALVEGALEGRDAAALDAIAGTYDQAVPEPDAAARLRELADGDTPIVGYLGKLIPQKGVELALCAHRGLAHDTEMLVVGFGSHREWLAALVSALGRDDRAALGWLRDVGGMPLGDTRPAVEGAHRAVTFTGRLDHRYAPDALAAMDVMVVPSILHEAFGMVAAEAAAAGALPIVARHSGLAEVAGALESAVGRPGMFSFDPDEDAVDMLATSIDGILALPSEERDELRRDVSAFVRREWTWQQTADRILAAW is encoded by the coding sequence GTGCGCATCCTGATCTGGCACGGCTGGTTGCTCGAGGGTTCCGGATCGAACGTCGTCACTGCCCGCACCGCGGAAGCGTGGCGGGCAGCCGGCCACGACGTCGTGCTCCTGTGCCAGGAGCGTCACCCCGAGCGCCACCCGTGGATCGATGCCGACGGCCTGATCGACGGGGGCGGCCCGAGCGAGCTGACGGAGCGTGGCTCGACCCCCGGCGCGGATGTCGGGCGATGCGCACTGCTGCGACCGGTGATCGGGGCGATGCTGCCGGTCTTCGTCGTCGACCGCTACGAAGGGTTCGACGACGTGCGCCGGTTCCCCGACCTGTCGGACGAGGAGCTCGAGCGCTATCTGCGGGCGAACGTCGATGCGCTGCGGGCCGCTGCCGAGTGGCAGGGCAGCGAGATCGTCGTGACGGGCCACGCGATCCCGGGAGCCGCGATCGGGCGTCGGGCGCTGGGGGCCGGGCGCTACTTGGCCAAGATCCACGGCAGTGACCTCGAGTACGCGGTCCGCTTGCAGGATCGCTACCGCGATCTGGCCGGGGAGGGGCTCGGCGCCGCCCGGGCGGTGCTCGGATCCGGCAGCGAGGTGCTCGAGCGATGTGCCGGCCTCGTCCCAGAGATGCGCGACCTCGGTCGCGTCGTCGCGCCCGGGGTCGACGTGGACGCCTTCCGGCCTCGCCCTCGCGTCGAGGCGCTGGTCGACGTCGCCGGCCGGCTCGCACGCGACCCCGACACGGCCCGCGGCCGGCCCTCGGTCACCGACGCGCTGGTCGAGGGGGCGCTCGAGGGGAGGGACGCGGCGGCGCTCGATGCGATCGCGGGAACGTACGACCAGGCCGTGCCCGAGCCCGATGCGGCTGCACGGCTGCGCGAGCTCGCCGACGGCGACACGCCGATCGTCGGCTACCTGGGGAAGCTGATCCCGCAGAAGGGCGTCGAGCTCGCACTCTGTGCGCATCGGGGGTTGGCGCACGACACCGAGATGCTGGTCGTCGGCTTCGGCTCTCACCGGGAGTGGCTGGCGGCCCTCGTGAGCGCGCTTGGCCGGGACGACCGGGCGGCGCTCGGGTGGTTGCGCGATGTCGGCGGCATGCCGCTCGGCGACACGCGCCCTGCGGTCGAAGGCGCCCATCGAGCGGTGACCTTCACCGGGCGGCTCGATCATCGGTACGCCCCCGATGCTCTCGCCGCGATGGACGTGATGGTGGTGCCGTCGATCCTGCACGAGGCGTTCGGCATGGTGGCCGCCGAGGCGGCCGCGGCGGGCGCCCTCCCGATCGTCGCCCGACACTCCGGCCTCGCCGAGGTAGCCGGGGCACTCGAGTCCGCGGTCGGGCGTCCGGGGATGTTCTCGTTCGATCCGGACGAGGACGCGGTCGACATGCTCGCGACGAGCATCGATGGGATCCTGGCGTTGCCTTCCGAGGAACGAGACGAGCTGCGCCGAGACGTGAGCGCGTTCGTCAGGCGCGAGTGGACGTGGCAGCAGACCGCCGACAGGATCCTCGCCGCCTGGTGA
- a CDS encoding SulP family inorganic anion transporter: MAEERRTVEMLATLAGGLVIGAVEVVLAISFAALVYGGYLSYYLSRGIGLYLVAAAVTLAILAWRAGQRGVVGSVQDAAAAVLAVVATTTALDAFGSLDRAFLTVVAATLVVTLATGITFALLGVFRLGNLVRYVPYPVVGGFLAGTGWLLFKGGIGVAASVQPYMRTIKDLTRQEDLTRWIPALVFGIVLLVVTRVVNRPLVIPAVIGLGLALFAVGVVVTGSSIEELEEGLWLLGPFPAGELWEPGTVQEALTEADWSAVLGQIAGIATAIFVAVIACLFNVSGIELIRHTDLDTNRELRDAGIVNVASGAFGGIPGYHALSLTALAEQMGVNARLAGLVAALLPLSAVIFGAALIELIPRLIVGGVLVFVGLAFIVEWVWDKRRSLPITEYLVVLIILATIIVRGLLPGVAVGLVLAVVLFAVNYSRLEQVTEVEFGETYRSNVDRPLGEREALRSLSDRVQILRVHGFVFFGTSSGLLERIRKRVEAGGLRFLLIDLRSVTGMDSSAVMSFRKVAQLAEANGFELVLTGGPQEVAGRPERGGVVAAEGVVRFEPDLDRGLQRCEDVLLREAEGQAGGAAERAEALARLPQGLSTYLERMPLPEGTTLIRQADPPDDVFVLESGRLSVEMVTPEGTRLRLRAVRPGVVVGEIAMYTGVPRTADVLAETPSVVLRLSKTSIERLEAEEPELAAALHRWLATTLAERLSDTLRSFDALLD; the protein is encoded by the coding sequence GTGGCCGAAGAACGACGAACGGTGGAGATGCTTGCCACGCTCGCCGGCGGTCTCGTGATCGGGGCCGTCGAGGTCGTCCTGGCGATCTCGTTCGCCGCCCTCGTGTACGGCGGGTATCTTTCCTACTACCTGTCCCGAGGCATCGGCCTCTACCTCGTCGCGGCGGCGGTGACGCTCGCGATCCTCGCCTGGCGAGCGGGACAGCGCGGCGTCGTCGGCAGTGTGCAGGACGCGGCAGCGGCGGTGCTCGCGGTCGTCGCCACCACCACGGCCCTCGACGCGTTCGGGAGCCTCGACCGTGCCTTCCTCACCGTTGTCGCCGCCACCCTGGTCGTGACGCTCGCGACGGGCATCACGTTCGCGCTGCTCGGCGTGTTCCGTCTCGGCAACCTCGTGCGGTACGTGCCCTACCCGGTCGTGGGCGGCTTCCTCGCCGGCACCGGCTGGCTGCTCTTCAAGGGCGGCATCGGTGTCGCGGCGAGCGTGCAGCCGTACATGCGCACGATCAAGGACCTCACGCGGCAGGAGGACCTGACCCGGTGGATACCCGCGCTCGTCTTCGGCATCGTGCTCCTCGTCGTGACGAGGGTCGTGAACCGGCCGCTCGTGATCCCGGCGGTGATCGGCCTCGGGCTCGCGTTGTTCGCGGTCGGCGTCGTCGTGACGGGCTCCTCGATCGAGGAGCTGGAGGAGGGGCTCTGGCTCCTCGGACCGTTCCCCGCGGGTGAGCTGTGGGAACCGGGCACCGTGCAGGAAGCCTTGACGGAGGCCGACTGGTCGGCGGTGCTCGGACAGATCGCCGGCATCGCCACCGCGATCTTCGTCGCCGTGATCGCCTGTCTGTTCAACGTGAGCGGCATCGAGCTGATCCGGCACACCGACCTCGACACGAACAGGGAGCTCCGCGACGCCGGCATCGTGAACGTCGCTTCGGGCGCGTTCGGCGGCATCCCGGGGTACCACGCGTTGAGCCTGACGGCGCTCGCGGAGCAGATGGGCGTCAACGCGCGGCTCGCCGGCTTGGTGGCGGCGCTCCTGCCGCTGTCCGCGGTGATCTTCGGGGCGGCGCTGATCGAGCTGATCCCACGCCTGATCGTGGGTGGCGTGCTCGTGTTCGTCGGGCTCGCCTTCATCGTCGAGTGGGTCTGGGACAAGCGACGGTCCCTGCCGATCACCGAGTACCTGGTCGTGCTCATCATCCTCGCGACGATCATCGTCCGGGGCCTGCTGCCCGGGGTCGCAGTCGGCCTCGTGCTCGCGGTCGTGCTGTTCGCGGTGAACTACAGCCGGCTCGAGCAGGTGACGGAGGTGGAGTTCGGCGAGACGTACCGCAGCAACGTGGACCGTCCGCTCGGCGAGCGGGAGGCGCTTCGGTCGCTCAGTGACCGCGTGCAGATCCTGCGGGTCCACGGGTTCGTGTTCTTCGGCACATCGAGCGGCCTGCTCGAACGCATCCGCAAGCGGGTGGAAGCCGGAGGGCTGCGATTCCTGCTGATCGATCTGCGGAGCGTGACCGGCATGGATTCGTCGGCGGTCATGTCGTTCCGCAAGGTCGCGCAGCTCGCCGAGGCGAACGGGTTCGAGCTGGTGCTGACCGGGGGACCGCAGGAGGTGGCGGGTCGGCCGGAGCGCGGTGGGGTCGTCGCCGCCGAGGGGGTCGTCCGCTTCGAGCCGGATCTCGATCGTGGACTCCAGCGATGCGAGGACGTCCTGCTCAGGGAGGCCGAAGGGCAGGCCGGGGGCGCGGCCGAGCGGGCCGAGGCCCTCGCCCGCCTCCCGCAGGGATTGAGCACGTACCTCGAACGCATGCCACTCCCCGAGGGCACCACGTTGATCCGGCAGGCCGACCCACCCGACGACGTGTTCGTGCTGGAGTCGGGACGACTGAGCGTCGAGATGGTGACGCCAGAAGGCACACGCCTGCGTCTGCGCGCAGTCCGTCCGGGCGTCGTGGTCGGGGAGATCGCGATGTACACAGGCGTGCCGCGAACGGCCGACGTGCTCGCCGAGACGCCGAGCGTGGTCCTGCGCCTCAGCAAGACGTCGATCGAGCGACTGGAGGCCGAGGAACCGGAGCTGGCCGCGGCGCTGCACCGGTGGCTCGCGACGACGCTGGCGGAACGCCTGAGCGATACGTTGCGCTCCTTCGACGCCCTGCTCGACTGA